The following is a genomic window from Elgaria multicarinata webbii isolate HBS135686 ecotype San Diego chromosome 9, rElgMul1.1.pri, whole genome shotgun sequence.
aaacacagaaaatgaaggggaagatgcgagatgactgcaggacagggacgacgtcatgtgaggatCGTGGGGCACAACGGTAAACAAGGCAAGACAAAAGTGTGATAAAACTCTtatgtgatggagctcactgtcTTTGATGGCCAAGCGGTACGCTGATAGTTCCCTTTGACTAAGGAAAAGTTCCCTGCTACATGCTTTGATAAGTGCCTTAGGAGTTCTGCTGAGTAAGCACTAGCTAGATGAGTTGTATTTTCTTTTAACAGCAACATCTCATTTctgtacttttctctctcttaaaatacATTAATCTGACTTGTTGTAAGTGCCTGGTGCATTATAATTCAGAATAAGAAGAGGCCTGGCTAGAAAtgattctccctctctcaaacacTGCAAGGCTGGTTTTCCTTTTCCAGCCAGACCTGGGTGATTTTGAATTAGAAGATGGTGGCAGCTAGTTGGTGTTTTTTTAGGATGCCTCTGAGGCAATTCTTCTGAGAAAAGACAGGTGGATTGTATACCTGGTggtaacatatacatgaagcacATAGTAAGCCatttgtattagggtgaccatatgaaaaggaggacagggctcctgtatctttaacagttgtattgaaaagagaatttcagcaggtatcatttgtatatatggagaacctggtgaaacttcctcttcatcacaacagttaaagctgcaggtgccctgccctcttttaaatctggtcactctagtatagcttatgtagctttaactgttgtgatgacgaaggaatttcaccaggttctccatatatacaaatgacacctgctgaaactcctttttctatgcaactgttaaagatacaggaaccctgtcctccttttcatatggtcaccctatttgtatGGAACAGCCCATTACATTGTTGAGACGGCCTActgcaaatttttttaaaaatggaaggttTGTACTGGTAGTGAGAAAACTGCCTAAAAACTATATTGGGCAATGTGGAACAATTTCACGTGTCTTGCATGCAGTGGCCCAGCTGGAACATTCTTTTGCACaaggaagcaaataaaagcaaatcATTCCTTTGCCTTAAATTCTATGGCAATCACACAGTTGTTATAATACTTTTGGGGAAAGCCTCAACTACATTGAATAActgctgtaaaatgaaacaaaatatctTTTTGCTGGTTTTCTTAAAACACACTTGATTGCCTTTCTGTGCCGGCCTTTGTATGTTGCTACAGAAATTGGACCTAGGAAATATTCACTCTTTTTTAAAGCATAATCTGGGACTACCGTATATTGCGTCCGAGCCTAATCTTGTGCTGCCAGCTGCAGAATCCTTTCATTTTATGACCTGCAATTCAAAGGAAAGAGTGAATAATTGATCTGCTATACAGCCCTCTATTTACTATGCCATAAATCTATCAAAGAAAAATCTAAACTGTctatttatttctctctcacGGAATTCCACACTGCTTGCTATGCATGAACATTTGCAGAGAAGGGAAAAGGAGTGGATGTTCAGATCAGAAATTCTCATTACCAGCCTGGTTTTCTGCAGTATTTCCTCCCGCTTTTCTTTAGGTTAATGCATAGGTCAGTGAAGTAGACTCTGGGAGTGGCTGCTTACAAGATTTTCATTCATCTCCATAATACAGCATGGCATTGTCAGGTGTCCTGTATCTTAAAGGTTAACCTATATATTTCAGGATACTGCAGATCCATAGGAATTTATATGATGGAGCATCAAAGCTGTATAATATTCTCTTTTCTTTGTTAACATTTCATTCTGACAACACTTACCTTTATCTGCAAGTTATCAGCACCTTCTAAGACGAGAAGCAGAATTCACCCACTTGAGAATCAAGGATGGGGAAATCTTCCAGATTTACCACTGGTTGGGACATATGGAGAATTTTGTGATCCTCAGCTTTGGAGGTGGAAGGGGAGAGGTATGCTATATCTTTTAAAGAAACCTTATCTCTTGAGGAACTAGCAGTTAGCTGTGCAGGGAAATCAGCTCTCTTACCAAAGTTGATTTTGCTCTGTGGCGCTTAAAGGAAAAGCGATCTCTAAACGCTAATAGCTTGCTGGGACAAGGAAATCAGAGACCATGACGAGGGAATTAGCAGCTGGTCTACCCAGGCGGGGCATGCAACTGGAGAGGCGACGGCAGGAGTCTCTGGAGTGGTTGAGTGACAGCCCAGGGAAGAGGCAGTCCTCATCTCCCTGGAGGTCCTCTGGTGTGTCAGAAACAGCTTTTACTAGAAGCCTAGCAGCAGATCGGCCAGGACAGCAGTTTGACCAGGGAGACAATCGAATTGGTTTTGTGGTTTGCGATCTTCCTTGCATTCTACAGGAAGCTTGGTTACAGGTCCTGCCAGTTGCAGCAGGCAACTGTAAAGAGAAAGAGGTTTGTGTCGTGGATTCAGACCAGGTAAAGCAGGCAGAGAGCTCCAGGGGTTTCCTTCTGCATGAGCTGCCCTGGGAACCAGGCGACGACGTCACGCAAAAGCTGCCGAACCCAAAAGGAACATCATCCGGTGCCATCACCTGGCAAAAACATCCCTATGAAGCATTCGACATTTCTCAGGAATCCTCAGTGAAGGCAACCACCACTCCCCAGTTTGCAAAGTGGAGATTATCTGCAACTTTATCAAAACATTAACTAAAGGTGGCACCCAAGAGCATCTGTCAGCAGCATTCAAGGGTCACCTCTTTCCCCTAAACCAGTTATCAGCACTTAGGAAAGTTACCTTTCGTCAGCCGAAAGGTCTCATGGCTCTGCTCAAGCTTTTTCTGATGGCATTCAGCTTTGTCTTCTGGGCAGCAGGTTTGACCATGCTGACCATTGGTGTGTGGGCAAAGATTTCACTGGGCACCTACTTGGTGCTGTCCACCAACGAATATCCCAATACCCCCTTCATTTTGCTGGCTACTGGCACTGCTGTCATCGTGTGGGGCTTCCTGGGTTGCTTTAGTGCTGCCACGGAACACCGTTGCCTCCTGCGCACTTATGGGAGCTTTCAGCTGGCTGTGTTGGTGGCCGGCTTAGCAGCAGGGCTCTCTAGCTTGTTTTACCGCAAGGATATTGCCGAAGGTTTCCAGAACGGGCTGCGGGAAGCCATACGTTCCTACACCGAGGATGAGGAGAAGGCAGAGGCTCTGGATTCCATCCAGCGCATGTTGGACTGCTGTGGGGTAGAGAGTTACCGCGATTGGTTTTCCTCGCCCTGGTCAATGGAGCAGCAGGCACCCAATGGCTCGGTGCCCGTGAGCTGTTGCAGGACACGCAAAGGCTGCCTGCACAGCCCTCTCCCTTCAGACGCCCGGGGCATTTACCGCGACGGATGCTTCAGCAAGGTCTACGACTTCGTCACCGACAACATGTTCTACATTGCCACGGCTGCGCTTGGGCTGGCGCTCATGCAGGTGGTGGGCATCGTTTTGGCTTGTCTCCTGGCTGCTCGGATCGTGCCACACGCTGAGCCACAGAGAGGGGCCATTCCACACTGAGAACGGTGCAGACCCCACCTGtgccatgctctgagatctttcCCCGCCCCCAGCCACTCTTCCAAAGGTACTGTGATTCCCTTCCATCCTCCAAACAATTCCATCCAGTCGAGGAAACAAATCGTCCAATCCCATTTGTCTCATGCACTGCTACGGCACCTCCGAACCTTTGCCACCCCTCCTGCTGAGAGCCCTGCTGACTGCTATTGATTTTTCACTGCTTTGTTACCCTCCGTCACCCCTCTAGTGTTGCCACTGTGCCAGAGAAACTGCTTTTTCTTGTAAGATTGAAAAAAATACCTGGTTTATCTCTTAAAATACTTCATCACCAGCCCACATctaacccaggccatagctagacctaaggtttatccctggatcgtccaggggtcaaacctgttcatctagctgacacacagaggatccagtgctcaggcaggggcgaaccctggatgatcccaggataaaccttaggtctagctgtggccccagccTTCCTTTTAACCCGTTCAGAGAACTGAACTGGCAGAAACACTAGACTTCTGTCTCACTTACTTTTGCTCATTTTTACAGCCACAACGGAGAAAATAAGAGCGGAAGTGTGGAGAAGATAGCGTGAGGGAGATAGAGGTTTGTATAGCAAATTAGTCCCTGCATTTTACGATGGAAGCAGGAGCATGGCCTTCGTTGCTttccttggggagggagaggaaaattaaagGTCACCTCGCCTGTGTGAAACTAAAGAAAACTTAGGAAAGAAAAGAGCCAGCATGATTCGCTCTTTGTTATTAGACCATGGAAGACCAGATGAGGTGAGGTGCATTTCTTTGTGATGTAAGATGGCTTTGATGTTTTATGAAGGGGCTTACCTTGAAAAAATAATTGGCAATTCCAGCTTTCAGACTGTGAAGGAGAATCTCAAAGGGCCCTTTGATAGAAAATTTAACTCTTGGCAATGTCAGTTAAAATCAGGAAGGCTGCAAAGGGTAGTGCTGTCCTCCAAAACTGCTGCCTAGAACAGTTACCATGAATTTGCACCCTAGGAGCACCTATGTTGATTTAATTTTGTATACGTGTTTTCCACACCATCACTCTTACTCAGGCACTATCATATTCTGTATCTTCTTTTtatggatagatagatgatagatagaaaaAGTATAAAATCATTGTCAGAATGTGCAGTATTCCAAATGTACCGATTTTTCAAAATTCTTCTATAGCTTTTCTGGATAACAGCCCAGCGTTTTACCTAGTTGCATTAAACAAACATTAGGCATCATATGTTTCAGCTGTGGCCATTGGCAAAAATGTAGTTACCTATAATGGGGAAAAGTCGAAGGGTGACTTCGAAGGGTGACTAATCCACAGAATAGATTTTTTGAAGTCGGCTGGCCTGGGAAGTTGGAAGCAATACAGAATATTTCCACTGTGGCCAAAACTTCTATttaagatgcattttttttttaaccaagagGGATCTTGATGTTGttattcctcctccctctcataaATTTATCCTTCCCCTCTCTGCCTCTTTTCCATAAGAAGAGGTATTGTATAAAATCTGCAGGCTGAGAGAAATCTACATGTGTGTTGACTTAAATAGTGCGTGGGAGAGAACAGCTGCGGCATATTGGTTTTTCTATTtgatcagtccaagggtcagaAAAGAGGGTTCAAGGGAAATCTTGGGGACAGGAAAATACTTTAACTTTCAAAGCCTTTGGGGAAGTGTttttaagggtgcttccagatggagggttcctagcacTAGCAATGAAAAGGCTTTGTGCAGCTACTATTCTATCTTTTCCTTCTAAactctttttttcctggtaagataaaagatggaagaaccagtgggaaaatacaggagggttacaaactgAAGACAATACTAACTGGTCCCCCTGTAAGATTTCATAAATGATGCAGGGgaaaaaagcctcatctggaagccccctTATATCATTCTGTTAGATTCTGCATGTATAAAACAACAACTGTCTATACAGCAAGCCAGACCTTTTTGGATGGACAAGAAAAAGTAAGAGGTTAATAATTCAAGCTTCATAGAGGAGCTTTAGGAAAGGGAAGAAATACCACAGATTGGGTCTTTTCATAGGTATTGATGGAGAAATACTCAATTTTCCGGATGCTGGTGAGAATGTCTGCTTGAGGTAATACATTTTTTTACAAACTGAAAGTATGATATGAtataaagccagagagagagagagagagagcacaaaatGTATAATGATGCAGTATATAAAAAACCTAAAACCTGATCTGtccattttaattaattataatctatctatcttatctatctatctgatcATGAAAGCTTTCAACGAAGGTTACAACATTTTTTAATCCTAAAATTCTTTCAAATGCCCTAGACATGAAGGTATTTTTGTATTGCTCAGTATCAGATTATGCTTTTGTTTATGACCCCAAAGTTTAGAGCTATATTTTGATTtactgtatgtatttttttttgtattggtgGGGAACTGCAATGTAGTGCTGCATAGTTGCTTGGTGGTGGGGAACAATTGattccttttttttgttttgtttgtaaataatgattttaaatcaTGTATAAACCAAAAATGAGATAATGCCACagaaaaataaatgtgctttGATTGTATT
Proteins encoded in this region:
- the LOC134404210 gene encoding tetraspanin-7-like — its product is MALLKLFLMAFSFVFWAAGLTMLTIGVWAKISLGTYLVLSTNEYPNTPFILLATGTAVIVWGFLGCFSAATEHRCLLRTYGSFQLAVLVAGLAAGLSSLFYRKDIAEGFQNGLREAIRSYTEDEEKAEALDSIQRMLDCCGVESYRDWFSSPWSMEQQAPNGSVPVSCCRTRKGCLHSPLPSDARGIYRDGCFSKVYDFVTDNMFYIATAALGLALMQVVGIVLACLLAARIVPHAEPQRGAIPH